accgaaaattttacattctacttcatgcatgttcatagaatgcaaaattatagtgggtttaataaccatctcgaagcatatttcaacaacttcggctctagataccattgttgggatttaacaagttcataatatacttaaaccattttaagaattaagaaagcggaagcatgttaattatcaattttagacttgttaaactttaaccaattaaagttaaatcccaattaggatcaagttgtgatatatacttacaaactacaagcaagtaaagagattatacctactccaagcttgctagtaaatgatgaagatgatgatgatgaatggagctccaaaagtgtgaaacctcaagttgttataccccaaacttgtgcacccctagctttggttaggatttattgacacttgaatttagcttccaaaaaccaaattaagaaccCTTTGAATCCCCTTAAACCCCACGGTTTTGGCAGCAGAAATGGGAGGAGAAAATGCAGTTTTTTTGATTACttttgatgtgtaaatgcatgtgTGTTTTTTTGTCTCCAAGAGAGCCTTGGTTAATATGCATTTAGAATGGAAGTAACATGGTAAAAGACAAGTCAAAAGAGCATGCTtactccatactcccatgccacttccaattcttttaaataaaatggtttgttttataaaattagattttataaaacacattttataaaacttccatttattatatacattttattatataaaaccaatttatatataaaaatgtaacataaataaattaattatttaaccaataaataattaaatccataatatataaattattccataatttatataatacacatcaaataatatttaagaaaaccatttttcttaaagttcaagtgtcgcgtatttgatcaatgaaccaatcgttaaaatcaaatacaaataaggtgttggtaagtttgttattgggtatgacccgacttggatcataacacgtcagccacattaatttaatatgtctctcgggcatacgaaataccttcacccaCAAGTTCAGTTTACCAACTCTTATAGCACCTACTTTTATGTTATCAACTAAACCATATTTGCATCTCCAATTTCTTTTATGTATAAGTACAACCATCTGTCACCATTCGAAAACATCTCATTCCACCATAAACACTCTAAAACATCAATCTTTCTTTATTTTGATCAAAGTTAGTTTAATGGCAACCTCTACTTTTACTTGTTTTTCACTGCTCTCCCTTCTAGTCCTAGCCGCCACCTTCTTCTCAGCCACATCGGCTCGAACCCTCATTGAGGAACCTGATCAAGCCGCAGTCCCTGTGGTTGCACCTGAAGTAGGTGCCAATGTAACCCCATTGGGAGCCATCCCACCTAACCCAGCTACTAGTGGTGGTGCAGTACCTGTTGTTGAAGGCCCTGATCACACACTTACCTTTTTCATGCATGATATTCTTGGTGGGTCCAACCCTTCGGCTAAAGCTGTCACTGGTGCCGTCACTAATCCTGCTATCAACGGTCAAGTACCATTCGCAAAACCAAACGGTGCTAACCTCCCGGTTAACAACGGTGTTCCACAAGACAACGGCAACAATGCGATCCTTAACAACAACAATCTCCCATTTCTAACCGGGCTAGGCGGTACAACTTCAGCTGTATTccaaaacaataacaataacaataacaataacaataacaacaacaataataacgtgTTTGCCGCCATTAATGGTGGAAACTTACCTCAAGGAAATGCGTTACAACAATTTATGTTCGGGACATTGACAGTGATTGATGACGAGTTAACCGAAGGACATGAGCTTGGGTCAGGGCTGATTGGAAAGGCACAAGGTTTTTATGTATCGAGTTCGATAGATGGGAAAAGTCAAACAATGGCATTTACTGTGATGTTTATGCATGGGAGTTACATTGATAGTTTGAGCTTTATGGGTGTTCATCGGAGCGCGGTGGCAGAGTCGCAGCTGGCGGTGATGGGTGGGACCGGGAAGTATGTGAATGCTAAGGGACATGCTATTGTCAAGACTTTTCAGGGTACAAACCAGCAGAACAATGATGGTACTGAGACATTGCTTCAATTTACAGTGTATCTTGCTTATTAGTTTTGTATACACTTGTGTGTTTTGATTTGTAATATTCTGTAACTTTTTTATGTGATATGATTTATATGAAAAATCTGTGTGTAATTATCCCAGTATTAAATTAAATGGGTTATTTTGTGTTCCTTTTGCATTTTGTCAACATGGCCTCAATTGTCCTAAAAAGTAAAACATTGTATTGTAAATAACATTGACAAATAATTAACAAATCGGCATGCCTCAGACACTAGACCTTTTGTCTATTGAGATATTGTATTCTTTTAATCTATATTTCATATTTCATATTTCATATTATTTTATACTATATGTACGATGTACGATATTTATACAAGATATATAAAAGGCATTCTGAGTATAAATCATAAGAGTTTTTCTAGAGTTATACTTAAGGTCTTAGgacatgtaatatatatttatactttgTTTAAAATACCTCAAGTAACTATCTCCATACCTTCATCACTAATTTTTTATGTTCGATCTATAATTTTTTGTATTATGTAATTATCACGCTTGTAAGCTTATGTATTGTCTGATTCTAGTAATTATAAAAAACAATATATAACTTtaactaataattataacaagcaGGGTGGTCAGCTACGCTTTTGCGGCGGCCACCCCTCAGTTGTTTACGAAAAACTTTTTGTAGTATTTAACTAtacatttataatgaaaatattttaacgttaATGAGATCATCATAACCTAAAAGACAATAATTCGTTTCAACATACGAAACACCTATTACAATTGTCAACAAAATGTACCGTCATTTTCGTTTTTCTTTTTGATTATATACTAACTGTTTATATGTATATGATATAGTGTgagtaagaaataaaaagaaagttGCTAATAAAGATCTCTTTATTGAAAGGGTTCAGACTATCAAATAACTTTATACT
The window above is part of the Rutidosis leptorrhynchoides isolate AG116_Rl617_1_P2 chromosome 1, CSIRO_AGI_Rlap_v1, whole genome shotgun sequence genome. Proteins encoded here:
- the LOC139876563 gene encoding dirigent protein 10-like, giving the protein MHDILGGSNPSAKAVTGAVTNPAINGQVPFAKPNGANLPVNNGVPQDNGNNAILNNNNLPFLTGLGGTTSAVFQNNNNNNNNNNNNNNNNVFAAINGGNLPQGNALQQFMFGTLTVIDDELTEGHELGSGLIGKAQGFYVSSSIDGKSQTMAFTVMFMHGSYIDSLSFMGVHRSAVAESQLAVMGGTGKYVNAKGHAIVKTFQGTNQQNNDGTETLLQFTVYLAY